The genomic interval ATGCGCGACccgggcggcgccggccccgccgcagccccggTACGGCCGGGAGGGACCGGGGGGGGAGCGGGACCGGGGAATGGACCGGCACCGGCgatgggctggcacaggggctgcggggacagcgggaGCTTTACCAGCACCGGGAGGGTGTACCGGCACCGGGGGTGTACTGCTGTCGGGGATGTACCGGTATCGGGGATGTAGCGGCACCGCGACCGTATTGGCACCGGGGGTTTACCGGTATCGAGGCTCTACCCGTATCGAGGCTGTACCGGTACCGGGGATGTACCGGTATCGGGGATATACAGGCATCGGGGATGTATCGGCACCGGGGAGGTACCGGTATCGGGGCTGTACCGGTATCGAGGATATACCGGCACCAGGACCGTTCCGGTACCGGGGATGTACCGGTATCGTGAATATACCGGCACCGGGACCGTACCGGTATCGGGGCTGTACCGGTATCGAGGATATACCGGCACCGGGACCGTACCGGTATCGGGGATGTACCGGCACCGGGGGTGTACCGGTACCGGGGATGTACCGGTATCGTGAATATACCGGCACCGGGACCGTACCGGTATCAGGGATACCCCGGCACCGGGAAGGGAGCCCTGGCACCGAGGGATGTACCGGGCCAGGGGtgtgctggcaccagggctgTAGCGGTACCGGGGCTGTAGGGGTTCCAGGGCTGTAGCGGTTCCGGGGCTGTACCGGTACCAAATGATGGACCGGCACcggggctggagctgcactggggacagcagcggTACCGGAGCGGGGCCCGGGGTACCGGAGCTTTGCAGGAGCCCCGGGGCTGCTGCCCGCGGCGGCTCCGGGTCACGGTGCCGCTGCCCGTGGGGTGGTGGTCGTGGGTGTCGCTCCCCTCTGGGTTGTAGCCATGGGTGTGTGGTCCCTGGGGGGTTACCAGCCCCAGAAACCGGCAGCCATGGGGGCTACCCTGGAGTTACCACTTTTGGAGCTGACAGGGAGCCACAGGAATCGCTAGCCCTGGGTCCTGACAGGTGCGTGGCCTGTGGGAACAGCAGGACCCTCTCACATCCCGGGATGCACCTGCCGGGACCTGCCCGTGCTCCCTCCGTCCTCCCACACCTCCTGGAGCCACGCTGTGGCTGTCAGAGCCCGGGCTCCTGGCCTTGGCGCTTGCCTGGTGCTGGGCTCAGCTTTGTCCAGGCTCGGGGAGGGAGCTCCAACATCCCCAGGTGGCTCCTGAAGgcaaagtgggtttttttcccatgggcaggcagataAAGGTGAGCACCGAGGAATGTGTGGAAATGTCAGCAGGGCTTGGAGCGATCTGAGGGACAGTGGGGACCCTCCTTTGGGGCGAAGAGAGGCCTGGGCTGAGCTGCCCCGTGGATGTGACCCCAAGGCCAGCACGGGGCTCAGCATTCATCCCTCTGGATGCCCACCCGGGTTTGGGATGGGTTCCTCAGGCTCTGCAGACAGATCCTGAGTTGGAAAGCAGGGAACCCCTCCAGGGAGGGGTGACACCCGACCCATGCCCAGATTGGGGCACCCATCTTGCCTTGGACACCTGGAGCATCCCCCCCATCACCCCCAGCTGTGTGAGGGCTCCCCGCGGTATCTGAAGCTCCAGGAGAACCCTCAGGGTGTGTTTTAGCCGGGGCTGGTGGCaccggcaggagcggagccgcTGCTCCCCGCTCTCCGAACGCTGCCTCCCCCGGCGCTCGCCGGCTGCGCGATCACATGAGCCCCTTGTTCCGAGCCTTTGTCTCATCTCCTTCGCCGAGAGCCGCGTTTGGGGGCAGCCTCCTCATCCTCGGGCCTCAGAGATGCAAAAATCCGATTATTTGTCCCATTTATCCTCGCGGGGTGGGATGAGCAAAGCCTCGGGGTATGGATAAAGCCCCCGGGTGGTTTGAGGGGGATGAGCTGTGTTAATTATTCACTGAATCAGCAGCGTAGCCTGCTCGGGGTGATGGGCAGCTGCAAACATCCTGCCCACCCTCACGGCTGGCAGCCTCTGGAagggttttggggtctctgttCACCCCGAGGGGTTGGGATGAGGGAGCTTTGTGCCAACAGCTCTTTGGGGTggcagaaaataataataataataataataataataataataataataataataataataataataataataataataataataataataataataataataataataataataataatacggggataatgacagtgacagtggtggccgcagaattggggttccagggcagctTTGCACTGGTGATCACATCTTGGGGGCAGCCATATTTCTGGGGGGGTCCTGTCTCTGAGGGAATTGTGTCATCAGGGGGGTGACATCTCTGGGGGCAATCACACCTCTGGGGCAGTCACGTTTTTGGGTCTGTCATGTTTTTGGGACAGTCACATCTCTGGGGCAGTCACATCCTTGGGGTAGTCACGTTTCTGGTCAGTCAGTCACATTTCTGGGGGCAGTGACATCCCTGGGGCAGTGACATCTCTGGGACAGTCATGGTTTTGGGTCAGTCACATTTTTGGGTCAGTCACATCTCTGGCTCAGTCACATTTTTGATCAGTCACATTTTTGGTCAGTCACATCTCTGTGCAGTCACATCTCTGGCTCAGTCACATCTTTGGGACAGTCACATTTTTGGGTCAGTCACATTTTTGGGTCAGTCACATCTCTGGCTCAGTCACATCTCTGGTTCAGTCACATCTTTGGGTCAGTCACATTTTTGGTCAGTCACATTTTTGGTCAGTCACATTTTTGGGTCAGTCACATTTTTGGTCAGTCACATTTTTGGTCAGTCACATTTTTGGGTCAGTCACATCTCTGGCTCAGTCACATCTCTGGTTCAGTCACATCTTTGGGTCAGTCACATCTCTGGTTCAGTCACATTTTTGGTCAGTCACATCTCTGGGTCAATCACATCTCTGGGTCAGTCACAGTTTTGGGTCAGTCACATTTTTGGTCAGTCACATTTTTGGTCAGTCACATGTCTGTGCAGTCACATCTCTGGGTCATTCACATCTCTGGTGACCACGGGAGGtcgctggggatggggacagtggcagctcagctgcacctgggccGGGGTGTCACACTCAGGGCTGCAGAACAGACAGTCCTGGAGGAGGGGAGTGttgcccagcatcccatgggaggTGACAAATGGCAGCAGGATGATCCAGGTGCCACCTGCTCTCCAAAAAcctggctgggcacagggtgATGCCGCAGTGCTGCCACCGTGTCCTCTGCCATGTCACCTGTGGGGAACCTTGGGGCCACAGGCCAAGTGTCCATCCTGCCTGCCCTCAGGCAATCTGCTCAAGAGGTTTCCCAGCTTTTCCAGAGAAAAAAAATCGGCTTACAAGGCATCGCTGGGATGCTGCAACAGGGAATGCCACTCTCCATGTGGCATCTGTGATCccagagggacaggacagaggttCCAACACCCCAAGGCACTGCTGGCTTTGACCCtggggctccaggagctgcagtgcaggTGGGGAAGAATTTCCTGATTTTTTGGGGAAACTTCCCTGTGCTGCCCCTGAGCTCTCTGTGCCTTGGCCCTGCTCCCTTTGGGCTCATCTGGAGCCCATCAgtcccagggctctgccagggatGCTGAGCCCAGGCTGGGCCACCCAGCTTTGATCCAGAGGGGCAtttccagcagggcagcaggaaTTTTGCTTCACTGCAAAGGGCAGTGAATTTTGCTTCCAGAAGGGCAGCAGGAATTTTGCTTCACTGCACTCTCCAGCACCAATGGTTCCAGCTCTGACTCTTCAGGGTTGGGCACCAAACTGTGGCAGTGTCACATTACCCAGGCACGTACAGCCCTGCCTCAACCTTTTCAGCATTGtctccccccaaaaaagaagatTCCCAAGATCTTTTTTCCCACCAAACCTGATAAACAAAGCTCCATCAAATCTGCCAGGATCTTTCTGTGTTTTCCCCGTGTCCTGCAGGGATGGAGGATGGAGATGGAGCATCCCTTCAATCCAGGGCTGAATTTCCCCTCCTGggccatgagcagccccagccctgccccagattCCCTTTTCCATGGCTGGCTGATTCCATCCCGAGGCCGCTGAGctgagaaaacaacaacaaaaaaaggccccacagcccccagacAAAGCCAGgaggccaggggcagccacaggaaTAATCCCAcatggattttttccccctccctgattTATTTCCTGCTGGGCTGTGATGCCAGTGTGCTgggtgctgcaggaacagctgctgagccaggctgagcccctcTGGGCCAAACCCCCCAGAGTCAAAGCTGGGGAGATGCCTCTGGAGCAGATGTTAATGGGAAGGATGGGATGCCCCAGCCAGCAGAGCTGATCCCCAGGGAGATCTCCCAAGGGGTTACTGAGCTCCTGGGGAAGCATCTGCCAGTGCTCAATTCACAGCCCCAGCACTgatattattgttgttattgtcATTATTATCAATATCACcattattataaatatttttacccttttatcctttttattttatccttttgtcCGTACTTTCATCATTGCTTATTATTTATTAGCATTATTATCACAATTTTCTCTCTCACTCCAACATAAGACACTACAGAGAAATCTCCCAGACTGAGGGGGTTTTCCAGATGATTTTCACTGGGAATTCCAGTTTGGCTCATCCATGTGGGACCCTCACACCAAGCCAGTGTAATTTTGGGCAAGAACCATCCCCACGTGGCCATCATCAGCTCCCAGTCACTCACTGggacctgctgctcctcctggcttGGAAAACCCTTTGGGATTTTGAGGGGAGCACCCAgtgagcccccccagccctgggagcaggagcagctccagcaacCCCTGTGCCTTGGAGGGGATGCGCTTGGAGGATCCTTGGAGGAATTCCCCAGTTCCTCCAATTCCTGGGGAGGAATTTCCACCAGTTTGGGCGGAATTTTGGCTGCAGTTGCTGTGGGCTGGACAGGAGCAGGATCCTGGTGGTGCCTGGGGGGGAtgtttgggggctttggggaccACGCTGGGGTGGGAGAGGCAGGAAGGGACAGTGACAGCTCTAGGATCAGCTCCGGGTGGGAGGGTCAGTCCCACAACCACAGGGCACcgaggaggaggagagaaaaggagaggaggagaggagaaggagaaggagaaggagaaggagaaggagaaggagaaggagaaggagaaggagaaggagaaggagaaggagaaggagaaggagaaggagaaggagaaggagaaggagaaggagaaggagaaggaggagggggtCACTggccccgggctgggctctgACCTCCCTCCTGCTCCCGGTGCAGCCCCGCCGGGAGGAGccgccctgtccctgtccctgtgcccgtgcccagctCCGGCCAGGCCATGAAGACGGAGAAGGACGATCCCGTGGCCACCTTCTCCCTGCGGGGGAAATTCGGCACGGAGGGGGCAGGTGAGTGCCCTCAgggggggcaggagcagggaaaccTTTGCTCCTGTTGCTGGGAGGTCCCTTTGGCCCATGCgaatgtgcccaggtgtgccagggcgtGCCTGGGCGCGCAGGTGGCATCACCCAGCGTGTTCCAGCCACCATCAGGCTTCAcctgcaccagcacagcccctcccagccctcaCAACCTGGGGGGCTCCAGCCagacccccagccccatttccctgTCCTGAAGGGATGGGGAGGGCACAGGGGTGGTTTGGCAGGGCCgagggacagggagggcagaGAGGGGTGGCTTGGCAGAGctgagggatggggagggcagagggatggggagggcagagctctggtTTGGCAGGGCCGAGCGATGGGGATGGCAGAGCTCtggtttgccaggggaaagggacagggagagcagagctctgGTTTGGCAGGGCAGAGGGATGAGGAGGGCAGAGCTCTGGCTTAGCAGAAATGAGGGATGGAGAGGGCAGAGCTCTGGTTTGCCAGGTCCAAGCCTCGCCATCCCTCCCCGCAGGCTGCAGTGACCCAGCCCTGCCCGGTGCCCCGATGCCAGGGGCGGGCAGCGGAGGGACCCCGGCCCCGGAGCTGCGGCCGCTGAAGCGCAGACCTGTCCCAGGTgaggccagcccagccccgccccGGGGAGGGGACAGCGACGGCCGCGGCAGGGGCGAGGCTGACGGATCTGTGTCCTTGCAGGGAAACACTACCAGTGCTCCAGCTACGGCTGCAAACTGGCCTTCCCCAGCATGCAGGAGCTGATGGACCACCTGAAGGTCCACTACAGACCCACGCAGTCCCTCGAGGGTAAGGGCAGGACACACCACAGGTGCTTTtttgggctgggagggggcaGAGCGGGGCTCAGAGCGAGGCAGGGCTGGTGGTGGGAGGTGGGAATGGGGAGGTGCTGCAGCCTGTCTGACCAGGCTGTCCCCCCTGGGCTGGTGCTGAATCTCTCTCCGAATTCCTCTGGCCAGGCAAAACCTTCCAGTGCCCCACCCTGGGCTGCAGCGAGACCTTCCCCAGCATGCAGGACCTGATGGCACACATGAAGGTGCACTACAAACCCAACCGCTACTTCAAGTGAGTGCcactgctccctgtcccctctggggacacctggccagcagagctgaTCCCCAGGGAGATCTCCATAGGAGTTATTGAGCTCTtggggaagcatctgcctgtgctCACTTCACAGCCCCAGCGCTgatattattgttgttattattgtcaTTATTATCAATATCATCATTATCACCCAGGAGTTATTGAGCTCCTGGGGAAGCATCACCCAGTGGTCACTTCACAGCCCCAGCACTGATACAATTCTTATTATTATTGTCATTATTATCAATATCATCATTGTCACCCTCACTATAAATATTTTTACCCTTTAATCCTTTTTATTTTACCATTTTGTCCATATTTTCATCATTGTATATTTTTTATTAGCATTATTAGCACCATTTTCTCTCTCACTCCAACATTAAGACACTACAGAGAAATCTCCCAGACTGAGGGGGTTTTCCAGATGATTTTCACTGGAAATTCCAGTTTGGCCCATCCATGTGGGACCCTCACACCAAGCCAGTGTAATTTTGGGCAAGAACCATCCCCACGTGGCCATCATCAGCTCCCAGTCACTCAGCAggacctgctgctcctcctggcttGGAAAACCCTTTGGGATTTTGAGGGGAGCACCCAGtgagccccccagccctgggagcaggagcagctccagcaacCCCTGTGCCTTGGAGGGGATCCCCTCGGAGGATCCTTGGAGGAATTCCCCAGTTCCTCCAATTCCTGGGGAGGAATTTCCACCAGTTTGGGCGGAATTTTGGCTGCAGTTGCTGTGGGCTGGACAGGAGCAGGATCCTGATGATGCCTGGGGGGGAtgtttgggggctttggggaccACGCTGGGGTGGGAGAGGCAGGAAGGGACAGTGacagctctgggatcagccctgggCTTATCCACATGAGAGCCTCGTGCCaagctgtggtggtgttcacaggggtcttaggatgagggaagagacaagaatgttgactcccaTATTTCAGatggcttggtttattattttatgatatatattacattaaaactatactgaaagaatagaagaaaggatttcatcagaaggctagctaagaatagaataggaaagaataatAACAAAGGCTTAATAACTgactttgattggccattaattagaaacaaccacatgagaccaatcacagatgcacctgttgcattccacagcagcagatgatcaatgtttacattttatttctgaggcctctcagcttctcaggagaaaaaatcctaaggaaaggatttttcataaaacatatcTGTGACACAGAGCCAATGTCATTTTGTTCAAGAACCATCCCCACATGCCCATCATCGATTCTCGGTCCCTCTCACAGCTCTTCTTGACCCCAGGTGTGAGAACTGCCTGCACCTCTTCAAGCACCTGCACATCtgctcagtgtcacagacatgtgaCACCAAGCCAATGTCATTTTGTTCAAGAACCATCCCCACATGCCCATTATCCCCTTCTAGTCCCTCTCACGGCTCTTTCCTCACCCAAGGTGTGCTGTCCTTCCACACGCACCGCTCGCTCTTCAAGCACCTCCACGTCTGCTCGGTGTCACATGTCTGTGCCACTGAGCCAGTTATTTTGTTCTCATTTTGTTCAAGAACCATCCCCACATGCCCATCATCCCCTTCTAGTCCCTCTCATGGCTCTTTCCTCACCCACGCTGTGAGAACTGTGTGCTGTCCTTCCGCACGCACCACTCGCTCTTCAAGCACCTCCACGTCTGCTCGGTGTCACATGTCTGTGCCACCGAGCCAATGTCATTTTGTTCTCGTTTTGTTCAAGAACCATCCCCACGTGCCCATCATCCCCTCCTGATCCCTCTCACGGCTCTTTTTGACCCCAGGTGTGAGAACTGCCTGCTGCGCTTCCGCACGCACCGCTCGCTCTTCAAGCACCTGCACGTCTGCTCGGTGtcacatgtctgtgacaccaagCCAATGTCATTTTGTTCTCATTTTGTTCAAGAACCATCCCCACGTGCCCATCATGATTCTCGGTCCCTCTCACGACTCTTTCCTCACCCCAGGTGTGAGAACTGCCTGCTGCGCTTCCGCACGCACCGCTCGCTCTTCAAGCACCTGCACGTCTGCTCAGTGtcacatgtctgtgacaccaagCCAATGTCATTTTGCTCATGAACCATCCCCACATGCCCATCATCGATTCCCAGTCGCTCTCATGACTCTTTTTGACCCCAAGTGTGAGAACTGCCTGCTGCGCTTCCACACGCACGGCTCGCTCTTCAAGCACCTCCACGTCTGCTCGGTGtcacatgtctgtgacacctagCCAATGTCATTTTGTTCATGAACCATCCCCACATGCCCATCATCGATTCCCAGTCACTCTCACTGAGCCAATGTTATTTTGTTCTCATTTTGCTCAAGAACCATCCCCACATGCCCATCATCGATTCCCAGTCGCTCTCACGGCTCTTTTTGACCCCAGGTGTGAGAACTGCCTGCTGCGCTTCCGCACGCACCGCTCGCTCTTCAAGCACCTGCACGTCTGCTCGGACAGCGCCAGCGGCCCcagcgccgccgccccggcccaTCCTGCCCTCCTCTACCTCCAGCCCGGACAAGGAGCCCCCGGCCAAGCCCCCCGAGGCGCTGCCCAAGCCCCCGGAGAAGGAAgcgccggcggcgggcgcggacTCAGCCCCGGCGGCGCTGCCCGGCTCGCTGGAGCCGCTGCTCCCGGGGGCCCCGCACCCCTTCCCGCTGCTGGAGCCCGCCCTGTTCGGGCCCTCGTCCTTGAGTCGCTTCTCGGCGCCAGCCCCGTCCTCGGTGCCGGGGCCGTTCCTGCCCTACGTGCCCCCCTCGCCCTACGGGCTGGCGCAGCCCCCGGCTCAGCACCGCCTGCGGCCCTTCCTGCCGGGCCACGGCCCCCCCAGCGTCTCCAACGCCGTCTGGAAGAAAAGCCAAGGTGAGCGCGCGGAGCCGTGCGGGACAAAGCTTCTTCTGCTCCCGCcttgaccagcagcagcagcagctccccgaGCAGGACCCGAGGATCTGATCCCCTCCGGCCCGGCCATACCCTCATCCCAAAAATAATCCCCATCCAGTCCGTGCCACCCCCTGAGTGATGTTCGATTGGGCAAAAGCACCAAAAAACACCTCCaaattctcctccaaattgtcccgaccagccctgctgctccccggcGTGCTGGGGGGGCCgggccagggctgccctcccACAAGTCCCCCCCAAGGGAGGGGAAGACCTAATGCTTGTCTCGGGCCTCGATTCCCTCCGCAGGTGTGAGTGTCAGCCCACTCCTCCCATGCTTTGGCTCAGGAGTGACTCCAGGTTAGTTTGGCACCTGCTGGGTGGGGGCTGCTTTCTGtcactggggggtttggggggcggcgggggggggCGCAGGGGACGGGAGATGCcccaggggggcacagggggagggCGGGCTCCCTCCTTTTTGGAGAGGggatgaggcccaggtgggctccGAGGCAGGGGGGGTtatggctgcaccccccccaaaaccccccagcctggccccgagggcagaagcagcagaggaggagcagcagcagcagctccagtgcccacagtgcccccagtgcccccagtgcccccagtgccctgcccagcctggccccccGCTCCCACACTCGGGGTTCTTCCCTtgggaagggctccagcccccGCAGCCCCGCGGCTCCGGGCGATGCCTGTGCTTCCCTGCCCGCCCGTCCTTGCAGGGCACTCCTCCGCCGGCCGCATCGTCTGGGAGCACACGCGGGGCCGCTACAGCTGCACGCAGTGCCCCTTCTCCACCGCCTCCCGCGACGAGATGACGCTGCACACCGAGGACCACCGCAAGAACCCCCCGCCCGGGCGCCTGGAGGCGGACATGGGTACGGGAGGGACCCCGGGGCTGGCGGGGATAAGGCACGGGATGCTCCCGGGGGTGGCAGGGGTCCGCAGGGGTCCGCAGGGATCCGCAGGGATCAGGCACATGCTGCTCCCTCTctggcctggcacagcctggccacGTTCCAGTGCCTgcttccccagcctgcagcagtgccCTGGAGGGGTTTGTGTGCCCTCCTGTTCCCCCAGTCCCTCAATGCCCCCGGGGGTGTCTGTGTGCCCTCCCAGTGGCCCCCAACCCCTGCAGTGTCTTTGGGGGTCTCTCTGTGTCCTCCCAGTGCCTCCAGTCCCTGTGATGCCCCTCGGGGTGTCTGTGTGCCCTCCCTGTACCCCCCAACCCATCCTGTGCCCTGGAGAGGTCCATGTGcttgccctcccagtgcccccagcccctcaATGCCCCTAGGGGTGTCTGTGTGCCCTCCCTGTATCCCCCAGCCCCTCTAATACCCCTGGGGGTGTCTGTGTGCCCCCCAACCCCTGCAATGACCCTGGGGGTGtctgtgtgccctccctgtgcccttccAGTGCCCCCCAACCCCTGCAATGACCCTGGGGGTGtctgtgtgccctccctgtgccctcccagtgcctctCTGCTCCTGTGATGCCCAGAGGGTGTCCGTGTGCCATTCCAGTGCCCTCCCCATGCCCCCCAACCCTTCCTGTGCTCTGGAGGGGTCCATGTGCTTGCCCTCCCTGTACCCCCAGCTCTTCAATGCCCCTGGGGgtgtgtgccctccctgtgcccttccagtgcccccctgcccctgtgatgcccctgggggtgtctgtgtgccctccctgtgccccccagcccctgtgATGCCCCCTGGGGGTCCTTGTGCCCCCCTCCCCACGAGGTGCTGACATTCTGTTCCCTGTCGCTGCAGATTTCGGGGTGGGGCTGGCCCCGTTCCACGCCAAGCTGCCGCCGGAGATGGAGAACTCGCTGTACTCGCAGCTCTGATGGCTCCCGAGGGACTCCTGAGCGGGCAGGGGCACGGCACAGCCCCgagctggcacaggggcagcacaGGGGTTGATGCTTCCCCTGGAAttccctctccctttcctttGTGTTTTCGGGAGCTCTCCAGCAGCCGGAGCCGCCGTTCCTCCCTCCCCGAAAGGTTTTGTTGCTTCAGCCGCGAGGGCTCTGCGGGAGCCCGGTAGGTTCTCAGGAGTTAGAGTGGACTGCTCTGGAATGAGATCTCGGAAAAAATAAATGGGAATTGTACAGGAGTGGCAGCCGGgagaggctctgtcagtgccatggggcaggggcagaggggctggcactgagaacccccaaaaaccaaaggagggggacacggggacacggggggtgTGACGCTGTGACACTGTGCTCCGCCAGGGACTGGCTTGGGGAAGGAGAAAGGGGAGGGTTTGGGAAAGGAAAATGTTTGGGAAGGGGAAGGTctgaggagagggaaagggaagagTTTGGGAAAGGGGGAAGAGtttgggaaaaggggaagggaagagtttgggaaagggggaaagggaagagtttgggaaggggaaagggaagagtttggggaaggggaaaggggaaagagtttgggaaagggggaaaggaaagggaagagtttgagaaggggaaaggggaaagagtttgggaaaggggaaagggaagagtttgggaaggggaaagggaagagtttggggaaggggaaaggggaaagagtttgggaaagggggaaaggaaagggaagagtttgggaagggaaaaagggaagagtttgggaaggggaaaggggaaagagtTCGGGAAGAGGGCAAGAGTttgagaaagggggaaaggaaagagtttgggaagagaaagggaagaatttgggaaggggaaaagggaagaatttgGGAAAGGGAAGAGTTTGGGAAAGGGAGAAGAGTCtgggaaagggagaagggaagagtttggaaagggggaaggagaaagggaagagttctggaaggggaaaggggaaagagtttgggaaaagggaaagaggagagttTGGAAAAAGGTGAAGGGAAGAATCTGTGAAGGGGAAAGAGTTTGGGAACGGAAGAAGGGAACAGTTTAGGAAAGGTCTGAAGAAAGGGAAGGTCTGAGGAAGGGGAAAAGGTCAGTCTGAGGaagggctgctctgtgctgcccctgccccctgccagcccatcccagggcacacagagctgcagcctgtgccagctGCACCCCAACACCCAGAGCAGGGTGGGACTCCCACCCCAGGCAGCCCTcgtgcctgtgccagccctgccgcAGGCAGAG from Melospiza melodia melodia isolate bMelMel2 chromosome 7, bMelMel2.pri, whole genome shotgun sequence carries:
- the ZNF414 gene encoding LOW QUALITY PROTEIN: zinc finger protein 414 (The sequence of the model RefSeq protein was modified relative to this genomic sequence to represent the inferred CDS: deleted 1 base in 1 codon), producing MKTEKDDPVATFSLRGKFGTEGAGCSDPALPGAPMPGAGSGGTPAPELRPLKRRPVPGKHYQCSSYGCKLAFPSMQELMDHLKVHYRPTQSLEGKTFQCPTLGCSETFPSMQDLMAHMKVHYKPNRYFKCENCLLRFRTHRSLFKHLHVCSDSASAPAPPPRPILPSSTSSPDKEPPAKPPEALPKPPEKEAPAAGADSAPAALPGSLEPLLPGAPHPFPLLEPALFGPSSLSRFSAPAPSSVPGPFLPYVPPSPYGLAQPPAQHRLRPFLPGHGPPSVSNAVWKKSQGVSVSPLLPCFGSGVTPGHSSAGRIVWEHTRGRYSCTQCPFSTASRDEMTLHTEDHRKNPPPGRLEADMDFGVGLAPFHAKLPPEMENSLYSQL